In the Sarcophilus harrisii chromosome 3, mSarHar1.11, whole genome shotgun sequence genome, one interval contains:
- the LOC116422724 gene encoding LOW QUALITY PROTEIN: zinc finger protein 665-like (The sequence of the model RefSeq protein was modified relative to this genomic sequence to represent the inferred CDS: inserted 2 bases in 2 codons), which produces MWKAFIHHPSLAKHQRIHTGEKPYKCNECGKAFTRSDNLHEHQRIHTXEKPYECNDCGKAFTYHSYLIAHKRIHTGEKPYECNECGXGFPQSSSLHKHQRIHTGEKPYECNECGKAFIQSSSLRKHQRIHTGEKPYECNECGKAFMDHSYLAVHQKIHTGEKPYECNECGKAFTKSSYLVAHQRIHTGEKPYECNECGKAFTRHSHLDAHKRIHTGEKPYECNECGKTFTYHSNLAVHQRIHTGEKPYDCNECGKAFTNRSYLVVHQRIHTGEKPYKCNECGKAFVDHSYLVVHQRTHTGKKLYECNECGKAFTRRSCLVVHQRIHTGEKLYECNECGKVFTQLSNLTSHQRIHTGEKPFECNECGKAFRRLLLVIHQRIHTGEKPYKCNQCGKAFTKRTYLVAHQRIHTE; this is translated from the exons ATGTGGAAAGCTTTCATACATCATCCCAGTCttgctaaacatcagagaatccacactggagagaagccttataaatgtaatgaatgtggaaaggcttttacacgGAGTGACAATCTTcatgaacatcagagaatccaca gagagaagccttatgaatgcaatgactgtggaaaggctttcacatatCACTCTTATCTTATTGCACAtaagagaatccacactggagagaagccttatgaatgtaatgaatgtg aaggctttccaCAGAGCTCCAGTCTTcataaacatcagagaatccacactggcgagaagccttatgaatgtaatgaatgtggaaaggctttcatacAGAGCTCCAGTCTTcgtaaacatcagagaatccacactggcgagaagccttatgaatgtaatgaatgtggaaaggctttcatggATCACTCCTACCTTGCTGTCCATCAaaaaatccacactggagagaagccttatgaatgtaatgaatgtggaaaggctttcacaaagaGCTCTTACCTTGTagcacatcagagaatccacactggagagaagccttatgaatgtaacgaatgtggaaaggctttcacaaggCACTCCCATCTTGATGCACAtaagagaatccacactggagagaaaccttatgaatgtaacgaatgtggaaagactttcacataTCACTCCAATCTTGctgtccatcagagaatccacactggagagaagccttatgattgtaatgaatgtggaaaggctttcacaaatCGCTCCTACCTTgtagtacatcagagaatccacactggagaaaagccttacaaatgtaatgaatgtggaaaggcttttgtGGATCACTCCTACCTTGTAGTACATCAGAGAACCCACACTGGAAAGAagctttatgaatgtaatgaatgtggaaaggctttcacaaggCGCTCCTGCCTTgtagtacatcagagaatccatactggagagaagctttatgaatgtaatgaatgtggaaaggttTTCACACAGCTCAGCAATCTTACttccc atcagagaatccacactggagagaagccttttgaatgtaatgaatgtggaaaagctttcagaAGGCTCCTCCTTGTaatacatcagagaatccacactggagagaagccttacaaatgtaaccaatgtggaaaggctttcacaaagcGCACCTACCTTGTagcacatcagagaatccacactgag